The Lusitaniella coriacea LEGE 07157 region AGAGGTTGTGACCATTCAGGGGTCGGCAACGGTAGCTGAAGCTGTCGTTATGATGAAGGAGAGAAAACTGCGCGCATTAGTGGTCGAACGTCGCAACGACAACGATCCTTACGGCATTGTGAGCGAAACCGATATTGTCTATAAAGTGGCAGCTTTCGGACACGATCCCAAAAAAATGCGGGTCTATGAGATTATGACCAAACCTTGCATTACGGTAGCTCCCGATTTGGGGGTGGAGTATGTGGCGCGTTTATTCGCCAATACGCGCATTCACCGCGCGCCAGTGGTAAGAGAGAAGTTGTTGGGCATTATTTCCGTGAGCGATATTATGCACAAAAGCGATTTTGTTGAA contains the following coding sequences:
- a CDS encoding CBS domain-containing protein: MMKAEDIMTPEVVTIQGSATVAEAVVMMKERKLRALVVERRNDNDPYGIVSETDIVYKVAAFGHDPKKMRVYEIMTKPCITVAPDLGVEYVARLFANTRIHRAPVVREKLLGIISVSDIMHKSDFVEKPQQLFIEDRLEVAREEARAICQEKGETAPECATAWDIVEELQATVADRRSRQKENQSSFETYCDENPNAPECRIYED